The proteins below come from a single Saccharopolyspora sp. SCSIO 74807 genomic window:
- a CDS encoding glycoside hydrolase family 3 N-terminal domain-containing protein, with translation MTPQHPYQDAALDVDQRVADLLSRMDLADKAGLLFQPMADVGDFDRPGTFGTPSVHTLLQRRITQMNVLEVSSARETAEWHNALQRAAREHPLGIPVTISSDPRHSFTDNPAAAFLAGPFSQWPEPLGFAALGSAELVERFAEVTRREYLAVGIRTALHPQLDLATEPRWARQNGTFGEDADTVARLGAAYVRGLQGPAGAGVSAMVKHFPGGGPQRDGEDPHFPYGREQVYPGGCFDQHLEPFRAVIDAGAAQVMPYYGMPVGTELEEVGFGFSRQVLTGLLREELGFDGIVCSDWGILSDMCWGVEHLSHAERMRKALEAGIDQFGGESSTDVLISLVESGAVSERRLDSSARRVLREKFRLGLFDDPFVDAGRAAAVVGAADAREQGLEAQAAAHALVQNTAGSAAGLPLRSGIKVYAENVDPAALRGRAQAVGSPEEADVAILRLTAPWEQRGTPGDLESFFRAGSLAWSAEELDRIGRIAAAVPTAAVVHLDRPALLGPLAEAVSALVVEFGACDEAVARVLFGEAEPRGRLPFDIPSSAEAVAASRPDVAFDTAEPAYRFGHGLRYG, from the coding sequence ATGACGCCTCAGCACCCCTACCAGGACGCCGCGCTCGACGTGGATCAGCGGGTGGCCGATCTGCTGTCCCGGATGGACCTGGCGGACAAGGCCGGGCTGCTGTTCCAGCCCATGGCCGACGTGGGCGACTTCGACCGGCCCGGAACGTTCGGCACGCCTTCCGTGCACACCCTGCTGCAGCGGCGCATCACGCAGATGAACGTGCTCGAGGTGTCCTCGGCGCGCGAGACGGCCGAGTGGCACAACGCCCTGCAGCGCGCCGCCCGCGAGCACCCGCTCGGCATCCCGGTGACGATCTCCAGCGACCCGCGGCACTCGTTCACCGACAACCCGGCCGCGGCGTTCCTGGCGGGCCCGTTCTCGCAGTGGCCGGAGCCGCTGGGGTTCGCCGCGCTCGGGTCCGCCGAGCTCGTCGAGCGCTTCGCGGAGGTCACCCGCCGGGAATACCTGGCGGTCGGCATCCGCACCGCGCTGCACCCGCAGCTCGACCTCGCCACCGAACCGCGGTGGGCGCGCCAGAACGGCACCTTCGGCGAGGACGCCGACACGGTCGCCCGCTTGGGCGCCGCCTACGTGCGGGGTCTGCAAGGGCCGGCCGGCGCCGGTGTGTCGGCCATGGTCAAGCACTTCCCCGGCGGCGGACCGCAGCGGGACGGCGAGGATCCGCACTTCCCCTACGGCCGTGAGCAGGTCTATCCGGGCGGGTGCTTCGATCAGCACCTGGAGCCGTTCCGCGCGGTCATCGACGCGGGTGCCGCGCAGGTCATGCCGTACTACGGGATGCCGGTCGGCACCGAGCTCGAGGAAGTCGGGTTCGGTTTCAGCAGGCAGGTGCTGACCGGCCTGCTGCGCGAGGAGCTCGGCTTCGACGGAATCGTGTGCTCCGACTGGGGAATCCTCAGCGACATGTGCTGGGGCGTCGAGCATCTCTCGCACGCCGAGCGGATGCGCAAGGCCCTGGAGGCCGGGATCGACCAGTTCGGCGGGGAGTCGAGCACGGACGTACTGATCTCCCTGGTCGAGTCCGGCGCGGTCAGCGAGCGTCGCTTGGACTCCTCGGCGCGCCGGGTGCTGCGCGAGAAGTTCCGCCTCGGCTTGTTCGACGACCCGTTCGTCGACGCCGGACGCGCCGCGGCGGTCGTCGGTGCCGCCGACGCCCGCGAGCAGGGGCTGGAAGCGCAGGCCGCCGCGCACGCGTTGGTGCAGAACACCGCAGGCTCGGCCGCCGGTCTACCGCTGCGTTCCGGGATCAAGGTCTACGCCGAGAACGTCGATCCGGCCGCGCTGCGCGGCCGCGCCCAGGCGGTCGGAAGCCCGGAGGAGGCCGACGTCGCGATCTTGCGGCTGACCGCGCCGTGGGAGCAGCGCGGCACGCCGGGTGACCTGGAGAGCTTCTTCCGCGCCGGTTCCCTCGCGTGGTCCGCCGAAGAGCTCGACCGCATCGGCCGGATCGCCGCCGCGGTGCCGACCGCGGCCGTCGTGCACCTCGACCGGCCCGCGCTGCTCGGCCCCCTCGCCGAGGCCGTGTCCGCGCTGGTGGTGGAGTTCGGCGCCTGCGACGAAGCGGTCGCGCGGGTGCTGTTCGGGGAGGCCGAACCGCGCGGCCGACTGCCCTTCGACATCCCTTCGTCGGCCGAGGCGGTCGCGGCGAGCAGGCCCGACGTCGCGTTCGACACCGCCGAACCCGCGTACCGGTTCGGGCACGGCCTGCGCTACGGCTGA
- a CDS encoding iron-siderophore ABC transporter substrate-binding protein codes for MFRPRRLLAAVTATLTLTAAAACGAQPADQASPQPGDRVVEHAMGQTTIKGEPRRVVVLDTGELDASLALGVRPVGVVQPDAGGSLPPYLAQQAGKPEIVGTIGSPNLERIAALKPDLILSSKVRDGERYDQLSAIAPTVFAETTGKTWQQNFLLDAEALGKPAEAQRILGEYRQRAAAIGAQAGDPGRTRVSMLRFVPGDIRLYGKGSFIGSILADAGFARPQNQQADTTFTRVSREQVGQADGDLLFYAAYGDNARGQMNDVIGSAQWPALGAVRAGNAVEVPDGTWFLGLGPIAANLVLDDLQRQVARR; via the coding sequence ATGTTCCGACCAAGACGCCTGCTGGCCGCGGTCACCGCCACACTGACCCTGACCGCTGCCGCGGCATGCGGCGCGCAGCCCGCCGATCAGGCGTCTCCCCAGCCGGGAGACCGCGTGGTCGAGCACGCCATGGGGCAAACGACGATCAAGGGCGAACCGCGGCGGGTGGTGGTGCTGGACACGGGCGAACTCGACGCATCCCTCGCGCTCGGCGTCCGGCCGGTCGGTGTCGTGCAGCCGGACGCGGGCGGCTCGTTACCGCCGTACCTGGCGCAGCAGGCGGGCAAACCGGAGATCGTGGGCACGATCGGCTCGCCGAACCTGGAGCGGATCGCCGCGCTCAAGCCGGACCTGATCCTGTCCAGCAAGGTCCGCGACGGCGAGCGCTACGACCAGCTCAGCGCCATCGCGCCGACCGTGTTCGCCGAGACCACCGGCAAGACCTGGCAGCAGAACTTCCTGCTGGACGCCGAAGCGCTGGGCAAACCGGCCGAAGCGCAGCGCATCCTCGGCGAGTACCGGCAGCGCGCGGCCGCGATCGGCGCGCAGGCAGGGGATCCGGGGCGCACCAGGGTCAGCATGCTGCGGTTCGTCCCCGGCGACATCCGGCTCTACGGCAAGGGCTCGTTCATCGGCAGCATCCTCGCCGACGCCGGGTTCGCCCGGCCGCAGAACCAGCAGGCGGACACGACCTTCACCCGGGTCAGCCGGGAGCAGGTCGGTCAGGCCGACGGCGACCTGTTGTTCTACGCGGCCTACGGCGACAACGCCCGCGGCCAGATGAACGACGTCATCGGCTCGGCGCAGTGGCCTGCGCTGGGTGCGGTGCGTGCGGGCAACGCGGTCGAGGTTCCGGACGGCACCTGGTTCCTCGGGCTCGGGCCGATCGCGGCCAACCTCGTGCTCGACGACCTGCAACGGCAGGTCGCACGACGCTGA
- a CDS encoding IucA/IucC family protein — protein sequence MTGRWADHEASPDTAAPDAALPDAAQSDAAIADAATTGGLLRCWFRETGVPVPDTGEVRIPLPASGTALVAEVLHRSPTGHHRFGSVRLPGGASPNAVTVAALLSLEGSAGNAAEVTELLARVADSQQRTTRHLRERRDSPEGASTPFLAAEQALVLGHPMHPTPNSRNGWSEQEAAAYSPELRGSFALHWFAADRSVVSSDGGPQARLEGFAPEVPEGTVPVPVHPWQARSLLGTKGVRALLDAGLLHDLGVQGPRWFPTSSIRTVYHPDAPVMLKFSLGLPITNSKRENLRKELHRGVEIDRLLDAGLAGELAAAHPDFSIVRDPAWLTVDVPSDSPDGAESGWEVLLRDNPFGAQQRAACVAGLLAERPELGGSALQQVIGGLVERTGESRQQVAEQWCARYFDHLVAPVLWLYREHGVGLEAHQQNSLIGLDGDGWPNGGWYRDNQGYYLSETRVAELERFLPGVGIAGENRVDDAVIDERLGYYIGINNLIGLVGAFGSQGLADERRLLALLRARLREFSDLPLAAGLAESSSLRCKANLLTRLGGMDELVGPLETQSVYVDIANPFAEGESAA from the coding sequence ATGACCGGCCGCTGGGCGGACCACGAGGCTTCGCCGGACACAGCCGCGCCGGACGCAGCCCTGCCGGACGCAGCTCAGTCGGATGCGGCGATTGCGGACGCGGCGACCACCGGCGGCTTGTTGCGGTGCTGGTTCCGCGAGACGGGCGTGCCGGTGCCGGACACCGGCGAGGTGCGGATCCCGCTGCCTGCCAGCGGCACCGCGCTGGTGGCCGAGGTGCTGCACCGGTCCCCGACCGGGCACCACCGCTTCGGTTCCGTGCGCTTGCCCGGGGGTGCGAGCCCGAACGCCGTGACCGTCGCCGCGCTGCTGTCGCTGGAAGGCTCGGCCGGGAACGCCGCCGAGGTCACCGAGCTGCTCGCGCGGGTCGCCGATTCGCAGCAGCGGACCACCCGGCACCTGCGGGAACGCCGGGACTCGCCGGAGGGCGCGAGCACCCCGTTCCTCGCCGCCGAGCAGGCGCTGGTGCTCGGGCACCCGATGCACCCGACGCCGAACAGCCGCAACGGCTGGAGCGAGCAGGAGGCGGCCGCCTACTCGCCGGAACTGCGCGGGAGCTTCGCGCTGCACTGGTTCGCCGCCGACCGGTCGGTGGTCTCCTCCGACGGCGGGCCGCAAGCGCGCCTCGAAGGCTTCGCGCCGGAGGTTCCGGAAGGCACGGTGCCGGTGCCGGTGCACCCGTGGCAGGCGCGGTCGCTGCTCGGGACCAAGGGCGTGCGAGCTCTGCTGGATGCGGGGCTGTTGCACGACCTCGGCGTGCAGGGTCCGCGCTGGTTTCCCACCTCGTCGATCCGCACGGTCTACCACCCCGATGCGCCGGTGATGCTCAAGTTCTCGCTGGGCCTGCCGATCACCAACTCGAAGCGGGAGAACCTGCGCAAGGAACTGCACCGCGGCGTGGAGATCGACCGGCTGCTGGACGCGGGCCTGGCCGGTGAGCTCGCCGCGGCGCATCCGGACTTCTCGATCGTGCGGGATCCGGCGTGGCTCACCGTGGACGTGCCCAGCGATTCGCCCGATGGCGCGGAAAGCGGTTGGGAAGTCCTGCTGCGGGACAACCCGTTCGGCGCGCAGCAGCGCGCGGCCTGCGTCGCCGGGCTGCTCGCGGAACGCCCGGAACTGGGCGGATCCGCGCTGCAGCAGGTGATCGGCGGGCTGGTCGAGCGCACCGGTGAGTCCCGTCAGCAGGTCGCCGAGCAGTGGTGCGCGCGCTACTTCGACCACCTGGTGGCTCCGGTGCTGTGGCTCTACCGCGAGCACGGCGTGGGGCTGGAGGCGCACCAGCAGAACTCCCTGATCGGACTCGACGGCGACGGCTGGCCAAACGGCGGCTGGTACCGGGACAACCAGGGCTACTACCTGTCCGAAACCCGGGTGGCAGAGCTGGAGCGGTTCCTGCCCGGCGTCGGCATCGCCGGGGAGAACCGGGTGGACGACGCGGTCATCGACGAGCGGCTGGGCTACTACATCGGCATCAACAACCTGATCGGCCTGGTCGGCGCGTTCGGCTCGCAAGGCCTCGCCGACGAGCGGCGGTTGCTCGCGCTGCTGCGGGCGAGGCTGCGCGAGTTCTCCGATCTCCCGCTCGCGGCGGGACTCGCCGAGTCGTCCTCGTTGCGGTGCAAGGCGAACCTGCTGACCCGGCTCGGCGGGATGGACGAGCTGGTGGGCCCGCTGGAGACCCAGTCGGTCTACGTGGACATCGCGAACCCGTTCGCAGAAGGGGAATCAGCCGCATGA
- a CDS encoding lysine N(6)-hydroxylase/L-ornithine N(5)-oxygenase family protein, protein MSRSYDLLGVGLGPFNLSLAALAAEVPGVSAAFLDEKPEFSWHPGLLIEGTTLQVPFLADLVTMADPTSRWSFLSYLREHDRLFPFYFAEKFHISRREYEHYCRWVADSLDSCRFGRRVTAVRWDSEQELFLVRAEDVETGQHQDFAARNVVLGVGTGPVVPEAFRDVLGDDVFHAAEYLDRRESLRAAGDVTVIGSGQSGAEVALDLLSEREGTGRRTRWLTRSPAFAPMEYSKLGLEHFTPDYTGYFRTLPQETRDQVVPSQWQLYKAGSAGTLGAIHDVLYERCVGGREPDSTLMPNVAVTGAQRAAGRVELRCHHTEQDREFDVRTDKVVLATGYTARRPSFLDTMSDLVDWDGKGRYKVDDDYRVALSAEVTGGLYVQNAEMHSHGVGAPDLGLGAHRAASIVNSASGRKVYRLPERNSFTTFGVT, encoded by the coding sequence ATGAGCCGCAGCTACGACCTGCTCGGGGTCGGTCTCGGCCCGTTCAACCTGTCGCTGGCCGCGCTCGCCGCGGAGGTACCCGGTGTTTCGGCGGCGTTCCTGGACGAGAAGCCGGAGTTCAGCTGGCATCCCGGGCTGCTCATCGAAGGCACCACGCTGCAGGTGCCGTTCCTGGCGGATCTGGTCACGATGGCCGACCCGACCAGCCGGTGGTCGTTCCTGTCCTACCTGCGCGAGCACGACCGGCTGTTCCCCTTCTACTTCGCGGAGAAGTTCCACATCTCGCGCCGCGAGTACGAGCACTACTGCCGGTGGGTCGCCGACTCGCTGGACTCCTGCCGGTTCGGGCGCCGGGTGACCGCGGTGCGGTGGGACTCCGAGCAGGAGCTGTTCCTGGTCCGCGCCGAGGACGTCGAAACCGGGCAGCACCAGGACTTCGCGGCGCGCAACGTCGTGCTGGGCGTCGGGACCGGGCCCGTGGTGCCCGAAGCGTTCCGCGACGTGCTCGGCGACGACGTCTTCCACGCCGCCGAATACCTGGACCGCCGGGAGTCGTTGCGCGCGGCCGGGGACGTGACCGTGATCGGCTCCGGGCAGTCCGGCGCGGAGGTCGCGCTGGACCTGCTCAGCGAGCGCGAAGGGACCGGGCGGCGGACGCGGTGGCTGACGCGCTCCCCCGCGTTCGCGCCGATGGAGTACTCGAAGCTCGGGCTGGAGCACTTCACCCCGGACTACACCGGCTACTTCCGCACGCTGCCGCAGGAAACCCGGGACCAGGTGGTGCCGTCGCAGTGGCAGCTCTACAAGGCGGGCAGTGCCGGGACGCTCGGTGCGATCCACGACGTGCTCTACGAACGTTGCGTGGGCGGCCGCGAGCCGGACTCGACGCTGATGCCGAACGTGGCCGTCACCGGCGCCCAGCGCGCCGCGGGACGGGTCGAGCTGCGTTGCCATCACACCGAGCAGGACCGCGAGTTCGATGTCCGCACCGACAAGGTCGTGCTCGCCACTGGCTACACCGCACGGCGACCGTCCTTTCTGGACACCATGAGCGACTTGGTGGACTGGGACGGCAAGGGTCGGTACAAAGTGGACGACGACTACCGGGTGGCGCTGTCCGCAGAGGTCACCGGTGGGCTATACGTGCAGAACGCCGAGATGCACAGCCACGGCGTCGGCGCCCCGGACCTCGGGCTGGGTGCGCACCGGGCGGCGTCGATCGTCAACTCCGCATCCGGGCGGAAGGTCTACCGGCTGCCGGAGCGCAACTCGTTCACGACCTTCGGCGTCACCTGA
- a CDS encoding pyridoxal-dependent decarboxylase, producing MTIRTELAGGGSGPANLRPLLATALDALAKGVVERAGPLPAGGPGAVDALLAADPLPEDGIGAEPALAGVLQDFAAGAADPADPACAAHLHTPPLAVAVAAEVVAAALNSSLDSWDQAPSGNRAESAVVRAMAACTGYDPDTAGGAVTTGGTESNLTGLLLAREHALAAEFGAHPVASGFPPQAHGRLRLLCSETTHFSVARSAGVLGLGEDSVVGVPVDDEYRMDPRALHSTLTDLRERGDVPVAVIATAGTTDLGVLDPLAEIARIAGEHGTWLHVDAAYGGGALFSQRLAPLLEGVELADSVSIDLHKLGWQPVAAGVFLTRRAASFEPVERRVAYLNTADDEDAGFRSLLGRSLRTTRRPDAVKILTTFRALGRRGLGELVDSCHDQARHAAAAVRAHPRMQLYRDPVLTTVVFRYLPESGDPDPVNARLRRRLLDEGTAVVGRTELDGSVWLKLTLLNPNTTGGDIDALLADVLAAGNKEVR from the coding sequence GTGACGATCCGCACCGAGCTCGCGGGCGGCGGCAGCGGGCCGGCGAACCTGCGCCCGCTGCTGGCGACCGCGCTCGACGCCCTGGCCAAAGGCGTGGTCGAACGCGCCGGGCCGCTGCCTGCGGGCGGCCCCGGCGCCGTCGACGCGCTGCTGGCGGCCGATCCGCTTCCCGAGGACGGCATCGGCGCCGAACCCGCGCTGGCCGGTGTGCTGCAGGACTTCGCCGCGGGCGCGGCCGACCCGGCCGATCCCGCCTGCGCCGCGCACCTGCACACCCCGCCGCTGGCGGTCGCGGTCGCCGCCGAGGTCGTCGCCGCGGCGCTGAACTCCTCGCTGGACTCCTGGGACCAGGCGCCTTCGGGCAACCGCGCCGAGTCCGCAGTGGTGCGCGCGATGGCCGCGTGCACCGGCTACGACCCCGACACCGCGGGCGGCGCGGTCACCACCGGCGGCACCGAGTCCAACCTCACCGGCCTGTTGCTGGCCAGGGAACACGCGTTGGCCGCCGAGTTCGGCGCGCACCCCGTCGCGTCCGGATTCCCCCCGCAAGCGCACGGGCGGCTGCGGCTGCTGTGCTCGGAGACCACGCACTTCTCCGTCGCGCGCAGCGCGGGCGTGCTGGGTCTCGGCGAGGACAGCGTGGTGGGGGTCCCGGTCGACGACGAGTACCGGATGGATCCGCGGGCACTGCATTCGACCCTCACCGACCTGCGGGAACGCGGCGACGTCCCGGTCGCGGTGATCGCCACCGCGGGTACCACCGACCTGGGCGTGCTCGATCCGCTCGCGGAGATCGCGCGCATCGCCGGTGAACACGGCACTTGGCTGCACGTGGATGCCGCCTACGGCGGCGGTGCGCTGTTCTCGCAGCGCCTCGCCCCGCTGCTGGAGGGCGTCGAGCTGGCCGACTCGGTGAGCATCGACCTGCACAAGCTGGGCTGGCAGCCGGTCGCCGCGGGGGTGTTCCTGACCCGGCGAGCCGCATCGTTCGAGCCGGTGGAACGGCGGGTGGCCTATTTGAACACCGCCGATGACGAGGACGCCGGGTTCCGCAGCCTGCTCGGCCGTTCGCTGCGCACGACTCGGCGGCCGGACGCGGTCAAGATCCTCACGACCTTCCGCGCTCTCGGCCGCCGCGGGCTCGGCGAGCTGGTGGACAGCTGCCACGACCAGGCTCGGCACGCCGCCGCGGCGGTGCGCGCGCACCCCCGGATGCAGCTGTACCGGGATCCGGTGCTGACCACGGTCGTCTTCCGGTACCTGCCGGAGTCCGGTGATCCGGATCCGGTCAACGCGCGGCTGCGCCGGAGGCTGCTGGACGAGGGCACCGCCGTGGTCGGCCGCACCGAACTGGACGGCTCGGTGTGGCTGAAGCTCACCCTGCTGAACCCGAACACGACCGGTGGCGACATCGACGCCCTGCTGGCCGACGTGCTGGCCGCCGGCAACAAGGAGGTCCGATGA
- a CDS encoding IucA/IucC family siderophore biosynthesis protein: MFLSVPAELDAGRWNRAGRDMLAKSLAEFSYELLLQPEEVEPGRYRLDLPDGISYGFSARRGAFGHWTVRPDSIVRRTADGEQPASDPLRFLLDARSTLGITGDTAGHLARELSATLAADTRLLGSGRSSAELADLSYVDLEGHQTGHPWIVPNKGRVGFSASDTSRYAPEARSAMRLPWIAVHTSLAAYRGVDWLPSERLIEDELDEPTRQRFRDQLGERGLDPADYSWLPVHPWQWDEIVLPTFAADIAAGRIVALGEGPDHYRPQQSIRTFTNVDDPQRHHVKLPVSILNTLVWRGLPTERTVAAPALTAWVLGLADNDPYLRDEARVVLLGEVASVTVRHPVLEEIPDVPYQYRELLGAIWRQPISGKLDESERARTLASLLHVDDDGRAFVRELVDRSGLDAETWLQRLFSALLPPLLHFLYRYGLVFSPHGENVIVVFDEADVPSRLAVKDFVDDVNVADAPLPELAGIPDEVSEVLLREQPQFLCQFIQSGLFVGHFRYLAPLVEDHLGLAQQRFWEMVRDEVLNYQAKAPELADRFAMFDLLTPEIERLCLNRNRLLLDSYRDRPERPHAAVHGHVVNPLHDPGAR, encoded by the coding sequence ATGTTCTTGTCCGTACCCGCTGAACTCGACGCCGGCCGCTGGAACCGCGCCGGGCGCGACATGCTGGCCAAGTCGCTGGCCGAGTTCTCCTACGAGCTGCTGCTGCAACCGGAGGAGGTGGAACCGGGCCGGTACCGGCTCGACCTGCCGGACGGCATCTCCTACGGCTTTTCCGCCCGCCGCGGAGCGTTCGGGCACTGGACGGTGCGCCCGGACTCGATCGTGCGCCGCACCGCGGACGGCGAGCAGCCCGCTTCGGACCCGCTGCGGTTCCTGCTCGACGCGCGCTCGACGCTGGGCATCACCGGCGACACCGCCGGGCATCTCGCGCGGGAGCTCAGCGCGACGCTGGCCGCGGACACCCGGTTGCTCGGATCGGGCCGCAGCTCGGCCGAACTCGCCGACCTGTCCTATGTGGACTTGGAGGGGCACCAGACCGGGCACCCGTGGATCGTGCCGAACAAGGGCCGCGTCGGCTTTTCCGCCTCGGACACGTCCCGCTACGCGCCGGAGGCGCGATCGGCGATGCGGCTGCCGTGGATCGCGGTGCACACCTCGCTGGCCGCGTACCGCGGAGTCGACTGGCTGCCCAGCGAGCGGTTGATCGAGGACGAGCTCGACGAGCCGACGCGGCAGCGATTCCGCGACCAGCTCGGCGAACGCGGCCTCGACCCGGCCGATTACAGCTGGCTGCCGGTGCATCCCTGGCAGTGGGACGAGATCGTGCTGCCCACCTTCGCCGCGGACATCGCGGCGGGCCGAATCGTGGCGCTCGGCGAAGGACCGGACCACTACCGCCCGCAGCAGTCCATCCGCACCTTCACCAACGTCGACGACCCGCAGCGCCACCACGTGAAGCTGCCGGTGTCCATTCTGAACACTTTGGTCTGGCGCGGGCTGCCGACCGAGCGCACCGTCGCCGCGCCAGCGCTGACCGCGTGGGTGCTCGGGCTCGCGGACAACGACCCGTACCTGCGGGACGAAGCCCGCGTGGTGCTGCTCGGCGAGGTCGCCTCGGTCACCGTGCGGCACCCGGTGCTGGAGGAGATCCCGGACGTCCCCTACCAATACCGGGAACTGCTCGGCGCGATCTGGCGCCAACCGATCAGCGGCAAGCTCGACGAGTCCGAACGCGCCCGCACGCTCGCTTCGCTGCTGCACGTCGACGACGACGGCCGCGCGTTCGTGCGCGAGCTCGTCGACCGGTCCGGATTGGACGCGGAAACCTGGCTGCAGCGGCTGTTCAGCGCGCTGCTGCCGCCGCTGCTGCACTTCCTGTACCGCTACGGGCTGGTGTTCTCCCCGCACGGGGAGAACGTGATCGTCGTGTTCGACGAAGCCGACGTGCCCAGCAGGCTGGCCGTGAAGGACTTCGTCGACGACGTCAACGTCGCCGACGCGCCGCTGCCCGAACTGGCGGGCATTCCCGATGAGGTCTCCGAAGTGCTGCTGCGCGAGCAGCCGCAGTTCCTGTGCCAGTTCATCCAAAGTGGACTGTTCGTCGGGCATTTCCGCTACCTCGCCCCGCTGGTGGAGGATCACCTCGGGCTCGCCCAGCAGCGGTTCTGGGAGATGGTGCGCGACGAGGTGCTGAACTACCAGGCGAAGGCCCCCGAACTCGCCGACCGGTTCGCGATGTTCGACCTGCTGACCCCGGAGATCGAGCGGCTGTGCCTGAACCGCAACCGGCTGCTGCTGGACTCCTACCGGGACCGCCCGGAGCGGCCGCACGCGGCGGTGCACGGCCACGTCGTGAACCCGCTGCACGATCCCGGGGCGCGGTGA
- a CDS encoding IlvD/Edd family dehydratase, whose amino-acid sequence MTGNDGRRLRSQDWFDIPGDPGTSVLMLERFLNYGLSRAELQAGKPVIGIAQTGSDLSPCNRHHLELAQRLREGIREAGGVAMEFPVHPIQETARRPTAALDRNLAYLGLVEVLHGYPLDGVVLTTGCDKTTPAALMAAATADLPAIVLSGGPMLNGWVDGGRCGSGTVLWAARKKFAAGEIDEDGYWNLVSAGTPSAGHCNTMGTASTMNALAEALGMSLPGNAAIPAPHRERAEMAYRTGLQAVELVRADRKPSQVLTRDAFHNAIVVNSALGGSSNAPIHLNAIAQHAGVGLTLDDWERIGQEVPLLLNMQPGGTYLGEDFHRAGGVPAVLAELADGGLLRTDAVTVNGSTIAENLPRSGTADPDVIHPFASVAGSPGAGFRVLRGNLFDSAIMKTSVISAEFRARYLSDPESPNAFTARAIVFDGPEDYHERIEDPGLRIDADCILVMRGSGPLGHPGSAEVVNMQPPAALLGAGVEELPCMGDGRQSGTSGSPSILNAAPEAAAGGRLAILRTGDAVRVDLNAGRVDVLIGEDEITQRERELADAGGYPVRPHQTPWQQIYRESVSQLDDGGVHTSALAYREVGRRENLPRYNH is encoded by the coding sequence ATGACGGGCAACGACGGCCGCCGGCTGCGCTCGCAGGACTGGTTCGACATCCCGGGCGATCCGGGCACGAGCGTGCTGATGCTCGAACGGTTCCTCAACTACGGCCTGTCGCGGGCCGAGCTGCAGGCGGGCAAGCCGGTGATCGGGATCGCGCAGACCGGTTCCGACCTGTCCCCCTGCAACCGCCACCACCTGGAGCTGGCGCAGCGGCTGCGGGAGGGCATCCGGGAAGCGGGCGGTGTCGCGATGGAGTTCCCGGTGCACCCGATCCAGGAGACGGCGCGGCGCCCGACCGCGGCGCTGGACCGCAACCTGGCCTACCTGGGGCTGGTCGAGGTGCTGCACGGCTACCCGCTCGACGGGGTGGTGCTCACCACCGGCTGCGACAAGACGACACCGGCGGCGCTGATGGCGGCCGCGACCGCCGACCTGCCCGCGATCGTGCTCTCCGGCGGTCCGATGCTCAACGGCTGGGTGGACGGCGGGCGCTGCGGTTCCGGCACCGTGCTGTGGGCCGCGCGCAAGAAGTTCGCCGCCGGCGAGATCGACGAGGACGGCTACTGGAACCTCGTGTCGGCCGGCACTCCCTCGGCCGGGCACTGCAACACCATGGGCACGGCTTCGACGATGAACGCGCTGGCCGAGGCGCTCGGCATGAGCCTGCCCGGCAACGCCGCGATCCCCGCGCCGCACCGGGAACGCGCCGAGATGGCCTACCGGACGGGGCTGCAGGCCGTCGAGCTGGTCCGTGCCGATCGCAAGCCGTCGCAGGTGCTGACCAGGGACGCCTTCCACAACGCGATCGTGGTCAACTCCGCGCTGGGCGGGTCGTCGAACGCACCGATCCACCTCAACGCGATCGCCCAGCACGCAGGGGTCGGACTCACGCTCGACGACTGGGAGCGGATCGGGCAGGAGGTCCCGCTGCTGCTGAACATGCAGCCGGGCGGCACCTACCTCGGCGAGGACTTCCACCGCGCCGGAGGCGTGCCCGCGGTGCTGGCCGAACTCGCCGACGGCGGCCTGCTGCGCACGGACGCGGTGACGGTCAACGGCTCCACCATCGCCGAGAACCTTCCCCGCAGCGGCACCGCGGACCCCGACGTGATCCACCCGTTCGCTTCGGTGGCGGGCTCGCCGGGCGCGGGTTTCCGGGTGCTGCGCGGCAACCTGTTCGACTCGGCGATCATGAAGACCAGCGTGATCTCCGCGGAGTTCCGCGCCCGCTACCTGTCCGACCCCGAGTCGCCGAACGCCTTCACCGCGCGCGCGATCGTCTTCGACGGGCCGGAGGACTACCACGAGCGCATCGAAGATCCCGGCTTGCGGATCGACGCGGATTGCATCCTGGTGATGCGCGGGTCCGGCCCGCTCGGGCACCCCGGATCGGCGGAGGTCGTCAACATGCAGCCACCTGCCGCGCTGCTCGGCGCGGGCGTCGAGGAACTCCCGTGCATGGGCGACGGCAGGCAGTCCGGCACCTCCGGATCGCCGTCAATCCTCAACGCGGCGCCGGAGGCCGCGGCCGGTGGACGGCTGGCGATCCTGCGCACCGGCGATGCCGTCCGGGTCGACCTGAACGCCGGGCGGGTCGACGTGCTGATCGGCGAGGACGAGATCACGCAGCGTGAACGAGAACTCGCCGACGCCGGTGGTTACCCGGTGCGACCGCACCAGACGCCGTGGCAGCAGATCTACCGCGAATCCGTTTCGCAGCTGGACGACGGCGGTGTGCACACCAGCGCGCTGGCCTACCGCGAAGTCGGGCGGCGGGAGAACCTTCCGCGTTACAACCACTAA